Part of the Paenibacillus kyungheensis genome, ATGGACGTGTTACCACACCTACTGTTAATGCGCCACATTCTCTAGCGATTTCAGCAATAACCGGTGCTGCACCTGTTCCTGTTCCGCCACCCATACCCGCAGTAACAAAAACCATATCTGCACCTTTAAGAGTGCTCATAATCAAATCACGAGATTCTTCAGCTGCTTTTTTACCTACATCTGGATTAGCTCCTGCACCCAAACCACGTGTCAGTTTATCACCGATTTGCAATTTGTGTTCAGATTTAGCCAAGTGCAATGCTTGAGCATCAGTATTAACTGTTATAAATTCCACGCCTTGAACACCATTCTCAATCATACGGTTAACAGCATTACTTCCGCCGCCACCTACACCGATGACTTTGATCTGGGCTAGGCTTTCCATTTCGAAATCAAATTCTAACATACTTTCCCATCTCCCCCTCGTTGTCCATGAATAGCTTGTTTCAATATAATATTGAACTCTAGCTTATATAAACTCACTGAACATATTTTTTAACCGTTCAATCAAGCCCGGCTTGGCACTGCTTTCCGGGGTCGAGGTTGTTTTGTTACGTGCTGGTGCTTTTTTGTTAGCTCCAGCCGTGCTTCCACCACCACGGATATTGCGGATGACATTGTACAAAATGCCTACCCCGCTTGTATAAGCAGGATCACGTACACCAATATAATCAGGAACTGCTATTCTTACAGAAGCTGCCAGTTCTTCGCGAGCTACTTCTAAAACGCCCGGCATTGAAACTGTACCTCCTGTCAGTATATAACCACCAGCAAGCTCTTGATAACCGAGTCTTGTGACTTCTTGACGAATCAGTTGAAAAATTTCTTGCACACGAGGCTCAATAATGGCTGCTAAATCTTGCTGTGTAAATTCTTTGTCTACGTTACTGCCAATACGCATAACTTTGAATACTACATCAGATGCAGCATCATCTATCAAAGCACAACCATATTTCAGTTTTACTTTTTCAGCATGCTCTGTTAATGTGCGTAATCCATAAGCGATATCATTCGTTACAAATTCTCCACCAATCGGTAAAGTTGATGTCGCTTTAAGCGAACCTTCTTCAAAGATTGCAATAGTAGATGAACCTGCACCAATATCAACTAGAATCGATCCCATCGATTTTTCATCTTTGGACAAAGCCAATTGACCTGCACCTAATGAAATCAATACAAGATCTTTGATACGCAAATCTGCTTTTTCTACACAACGAAGAAGATTATGGATCGAAGTTTTAGCACCTGTAATAATAGTAGCTTCTACTTCTAGACGAACACCAATCATTCCGCGCGGGTCTTGAATTCCTTCTAACCCATCTACCACGTACTGTTTAGCAACAACGTCAATAATTTCCCGTTCAGGTGGCAGAGCGATTACTTCTGCCGCTTTCAAAACACGTTCGATATCTTCTTCACCAATCTCACGATCTTCATTGGATACGGCAACTACTCCGTGGCTCGTTTGAAGTCCGATATGATTGCCTGAAATACCAACGATAACTTCAGATATCTGAATGCCGACCATACGCTCAGCATGATCAACAGCACTACGGATGGATTGCACAGTTTGATCAATATCTACGATCGCACCTTTGCGAATTCCTTCCGAGTCGGCAGATCCAACTCCAATAATATTAAAGGTTCCATTGTTGATTTCCCCGATAATAGCACGAACTTTGGATGTACCGATGTCCAAACTAACAATGATGTCATTGTTGCTCAAGCCCTAGGCACCTCCCGCTATCCTGTAATAAAAACGGTGTATTCGAATATTTTAGAATCACACCATTATGTGTTGGAAATTGAATTTCCGAAATAAATTGTTTCCCAAAATTGCTCTCTACATTAATATTCAACATTACATATGCTTTCCCTCTTTTTTCTCCAAACTTTTTGAACACTGGTTTGCATTATAAAAAGGTTGAAGAAAAAACGATCAGGTAGGCTATTTCACCGTAAATTTTTAAAAGTTTACAAAACTTTAATATCTACAACTTTCATTCTAGCATCTTTCGGTCATTGCAGAAAGTATTGTATCTATATGATTTTACAAAACGTTCGCATTTATCGATTACAAAAGGCTAAATCTTACGGTGCAACTTCCTGATCTGCTACGTCTTCCGGGTTGAAAGGCGTATAGGCATCTGCTTCAAGCATTGTAATGACACCTGGCGGTTGAGTCTCAATAACCTGATTTAGATACTCTACTTTGTCTGCCAAAAGTGACACACTTGTGATCACTTCAAAGCGAGAACGTGTATAGATTTTGATCCGGTCTGGAAACGAAGGCGTTGGTGAAGGGCTAATTTCAGAAATATCAGAAGACAATTCATTAGGAATAGTCCCTAATACTTTGCATAATTGCACTTTCTGAGCTTCAAAATCAGACCATCCTGTAAGCACAGGTTTTTCAACAGCCACTCCGCGTGTATCTGCTCTTACCAAAGCTCCACTTTGTAAAATAGCTGTGAGTTCTCCTGAATCTTGCAGTTCATAAGCAACTACAGGATATTCTTTGATCGTCACATCAATTTGACCTGGAAAATGCTTGATTACTTCTGCATCTTGGATCGAACTGATCGTTAATAATCGCTTTTCG contains:
- the ftsA gene encoding cell division protein FtsA → MSNNDIIVSLDIGTSKVRAIIGEINNGTFNIIGVGSADSEGIRKGAIVDIDQTVQSIRSAVDHAERMVGIQISEVIVGISGNHIGLQTSHGVVAVSNEDREIGEEDIERVLKAAEVIALPPEREIIDVVAKQYVVDGLEGIQDPRGMIGVRLEVEATIITGAKTSIHNLLRCVEKADLRIKDLVLISLGAGQLALSKDEKSMGSILVDIGAGSSTIAIFEEGSLKATSTLPIGGEFVTNDIAYGLRTLTEHAEKVKLKYGCALIDDAASDVVFKVMRIGSNVDKEFTQQDLAAIIEPRVQEIFQLIRQEVTRLGYQELAGGYILTGGTVSMPGVLEVAREELAASVRIAVPDYIGVRDPAYTSGVGILYNVIRNIRGGGSTAGANKKAPARNKTTSTPESSAKPGLIERLKNMFSEFI
- a CDS encoding cell division protein FtsQ/DivIB, with protein sequence MVKQKLTVIPNNKPAGNRRPSFNPKITRKTRLIILLSLILLVVIGIVFWFSPIGKISQITFKGNTFTAKTDLLNVSGLAKGNAFFGTSATTIEKRLLTISSIQDAEVIKHFPGQIDVTIKEYPVVAYELQDSGELTAILQSGALVRADTRGVAVEKPVLTGWSDFEAQKVQLCKVLGTIPNELSSDISEISPSPTPSFPDRIKIYTRSRFEVITSVSLLADKVEYLNQVIETQPPGVITMLEADAYTPFNPEDVADQEVAP